CGCGCGGCGCGGTGGAGCAGGGCTACGGGCGCGCGTTCTGGACCATCTTCGACGCGCACGTCACCTCGCTCATCGCCGGCTTCGTGCTGCGGCAGTACGGCACGGGCCCCGTGCGCGGCTTCGCCACTACACTCATCATCGGCATCCTCGCTTCGCTCTTCACGTCGATTGTCGTGACGCGCGTGTGCGTGGATTACCTGCTCAAGAACGTCTTCGCGAAGAAGATCTCGGTCTAAGCACCGACCGACCCGGGAAATGTGATGGAACTGATCAAGCACAACCCCAACATCGACTTCATCAAGTACCGCAAGGTCGCGGTCTTCGGGTCGCTCGCGGTGAACCTCTTCGTCCTCATTCTGCTCGCCGTACGCGGGTTGAACATGGGCGTGGACTTCGCGGGTGGCTCGGAGCTCGAGGCGCACTTCACCAGGCCCGTCTCGGCCAGTGACGTCCGCAAGGCCGTGGAGAGCGCGGGCTTCAAGGAGCCGCAGGTGCAGGAGTACGGCGCCGCGGAGGAGCACGCGTTCCTGATCCGCATCGGCAAGGTGTCGATCGTGACGCCGGAGCAGGCCAGCCAGGTGGAGGCCGCGGTGAAGAGCGCGCTCGGCACCGACCTCGCCGATTACCGCTTTGACCCGGACCAGGGCGACAAGTTCGAGGTCCGCACCAAGGGCGGCACGGACACCAAGACTGCGCCCGATGAGAAGGCTCTGCGCGCGGCCATCGAGGGCAAGGGTGTGGGGGTGATGGGCGTGACCGTGAAGCCCGAGCCCAACGGCCAGGGCTTCAACGTGGAGATCACCACCCGCGGCGTGGCCAGCAAGCTCGAGACGGCATTCAGCCAGCTCAACGGCACCGGTACGGCCACCGCGAACCCGAACGACGAGATCATCCGCCGCATCGACTACGTGGGCCCGCAGGTCGGTAAGGAGCTGCGCAACCGCGGAATCATGGCGGTCGTCTACGCCATGGTGTCGATCCTCTTGTACGTGTTCTTCCGCTTCGACTTCCGGTTCGCGCCGGGCGGCGTGGTGGCCTTGATTCACGACGTGGTCGTGGTGCTCGGCTACTACGTGGTGAGCCACCGCGAGTTCAACCTCATCGCGGTGTCGGTGCTGCTCACCATCGTGGGCTACAGCATCAACGACACCATCG
The Deltaproteobacteria bacterium DNA segment above includes these coding regions:
- the secF gene encoding protein translocase subunit SecF encodes the protein MELIKHNPNIDFIKYRKVAVFGSLAVNLFVLILLAVRGLNMGVDFAGGSELEAHFTRPVSASDVRKAVESAGFKEPQVQEYGAAEEHAFLIRIGKVSIVTPEQASQVEAAVKSALGTDLADYRFDPDQGDKFEVRTKGGTDTKTAPDEKALRAAIEGKGVGVMGVTVKPEPNGQGFNVEITTRGVASKLETAFSQLNGTGTATANPNDEIIRRIDYVGPQVGKELRNRGIMAVVYAMVSILLYVFFRFDFRFAPGGVVALIHDVVVVLGYYVVSHREFNLIAVSVLLTIVGYSINDTIVVYDRIRENMQKLRGKDFPTIINISINETLSRTILTSGATALSLVGLLFFSVGSIWDFAMAMMVGIITGTYSSIYIASPVTIWLEEQFGRHGHLSGSSGNQKTAAA